The following nucleotide sequence is from Nitrospiria bacterium.
CTGATATCGAATAGGATTTCTGAAATGCCGCTTTTGGGAAAAAAAGAAATCACTCTTCTTCTTTTAATAACAGGGATATTTTTTTGTTTTCCGGACCATTCTTACACAAGCCAAAGCGGATTTGAGTGGACCCTTCGCGCAACCGGCCTTCAACAGGGCCATGCTTTTGCCATCTTTGAGCATCCAGAAATCACAGAACGGAAATGGGTTGGGGTAGGAGAGAGTATTAATGGGAGCCAAGTAGTCCGGGTCGAACGGTTCCGGGTTATTTTAGATACCCCAAGGGGAAGGAGCATTCTTTCTCTGGGAGGGAATGAAGGACAAGGATTTCCTCCATTGGTGGAATCCCCAAGGGATGGGTATGAGCATGGAACCGACCTGAATGCTCTCCTGAACGAAAAAATCATGGGCTTGGTGAACCAGCCCATATTGATTCCTGAGGATGTCCGGGGAAGGCTTGTGAAAAGTTTGAAAGAAAGTTTTGATGCCGGACAGATGGTTCCGGGTGAGGCCACCCTGGTCATTGGAGGAGGAGAGGAATGGGTTCCGGGAATTAAAACCAAGGTGGATTTTCCAATAATTGGGATTGAGAAGGAAGACCAGATTATCCTGATTAATGGAATGGTTCCTGATCTGGATGGGAAAAAATGGAAGAATGTTCTTGGCGTGATCCAGGACGCAAAATTACTGATTTTTGCCTTTATACGTGGGGAAGAGATTTTTTCAGAGGTTTTTGAAGTTAATGATTAATTCTTTTTGGGAAAACGAAGGGTAATGGAGGCCTGTTATGAATCGGTTTATAATTTTGGTTTTGGTCCTTTTTTTTATGGGGGGTTTTTCCCCGGGCATGGGTCATTCTGAAACGGCCAATGAAATTGAGGTTCGAAAGTCCGTTTCATCCGGAACGATTTTTCTTGTAGATGAGATTGGGCATTATGTGATGATTCAAAAGGAAAATGGAAAGAGGGTTTCTCTGGAGCTAACCGGGGAGACGGAAGTTACACTAGATGGGAAGACGCTCTCTTTGGAGAATTTGGGTTCCCTCAAAAAAGGGTACACTGCCACGGCTGAGCATTTTACCAATGACGCAGGAATGCAGCGAACCATGTGGCTAAAGGTAGGGAAAGGGATGGCCCAATGAGTTATTTATTGAACAATAAAAGATTATTATTCTTTTCGGTTTTAATAGGGTCCAGCTTCTTTTTGATTTTAGGGTTTCCAAAATTAAGCCTTGCAAATCACACGGCTGCGGGTGCCTTTGCAGAAGACCCGGCCATCGATGGGTGTAATCACTGTCATAATTTGACGATTACCGGAGGCAATGCGGGTGGGAGTAGTCGGCGTGCGGCCTTCTCCCCGGCAAATGGGGGTGGTTTTGATCCCCATGCCCGACGAAATAGCTGGAGTGGAACCGTTAGTTTTATGCTCAGTAAGGGTTCTCCTTCGTCTACCGCTGCAACGGCCTATTTAAATACTTGGTATTCTTTAAGCACAACGTGTCCTTCGGGGACTCCGGAAGGGCAAAGCTGTGCCTTCGATCCGGACCCTCCCACCCAGCCTATGAATGTAATCAGTACACCCGATGTCTCTGGAACCCGAATTACATTGACATGGGATCCATCGACAGATAACCGAGCGGTAACCGGATATAATATTTATCGGGATTTAGGGGGAACTCCCACCGGGACCTCCACAACAACAACTTTTCTAGATTCAGGCCTTACCCCCGAAACCACCTATACCTATGAAATAGAGGCTTTTGATGCTGCAGGAAACCTTTCCCCCAAATCCACACCTCTAAATGTGACAACCGCTGCGCTCCCCCAGGATACGGACCCCCCTTCTCAACCGGATGGCGTTGGAGGATTTACCGATACAACCGGTACGAAAGTTTTTCTTTTCTGGAATGCATCCACCGATAATGTAGGGGTGACCAGTTATAATATCTACCGGAATGGAGATCCGACACCCGTGGGAAACAACACCACCACAACATTTTTAGATTCAGGCATTGTCCCATCAACCCTGTATAGCTATGAAATCGAAGCAATGGATGCCGCGGATAATTTTTCTCCGAAGTCCTCACCGGCATTTCAAATTGCAACCAGTACAGGTCCCATTGATGTGGGGTTAATTTGCGACATTCCTGAAGGGGTGACCAACTTTGTGGTTTCTCCTAACTTTAGCAATGACGGATCTATTTTTGTGGCAACAGGGGCAAATAGAGCTTACAAATGCCAATTTGATGGAAATAACTGGAATAAGACACAAATCTGGCCTGCCGGGGCCAACCCTCCGCCTCCTTTCTGGACCGAGGTGGTTGAAATAGGCATTTCTCCGACTTATGCCAATGACAGTACTTTATTTGCCACAACCCGATACTATTTTTACAAATCCACCGATGGTGGAACCACCTGGAATGGGACCAGTATGGCCTGTGGCATCACTGGTTGGAATACGGAATCGGTTGCGGTTTCCCCCAATTTTGCAACGGATGGCGTTGTTTGGGCGGGGACCTGGCGGGATGGAAGCCTACAAACCGATGGGGCCTACCTCTATAAGTGGTACCAGCAGTTTTTTGGATTATGCTGGGGCATTAGGATCGATTTAAATGGGCCCGATGGTTCTGGATTTTCAAGTATCGCCATAGATCCTAACAATGCAAATAATGTTTATGCCGGTGTAACGGGTGGTGGACAAGAAGGGGTGTGGGGTACTACCGATGGATTGAATTTTGGGGGAGCCCCGGTTCTTTCCGGGCTTCCCGTTGTGGATGTGACCGTGGCATCTGATGGAACGGTCTTCGCGGTTGGTGATTCGGATCTGGTTTATCGTTCCACAGACCAGGGAGCTAACTGGAATAGCTATACTGCAGCGGATCCCGGTCATTCGATCCAAAACATTGATGCGAGCCCATCCTATTCTTCAGATGGAAATGTTCTTTTATGTACTTCAGCAGCTCCGGGATCGGGAACACATGGATTGAGAAAGTCCGAGGATGGAGGACAAACCTGGGAAGGTGTGGCGTTCCATGAGGGTTCTTGTACCGATGTCCATTACCATCCCAATTATCCAGCCTCCCCCATTGCTTTTGCCAGCGATACCGAGGGGGTCTATCAAATTCTATTGGCAACCCCAGTTATCGATAACGATATCGACGGCTGGGATTCGGCAAACGACTGTAACGGTAATGATCCAACCATCTATCCAGGGGCAATTGAGATTCCTGATGATGGAATTGATCAAGATTGCGATGGAAAGGACCTTAGTATCCTTCCTGGGGGAATCCTAACCAACATATCCACAAGAGGTTTTGTTGGGGCCGGGGCCAATGTAATGATTGGGGGGTTCATTATTGAAGGGGGAAGCCCAAAAACGATTTTGATCAGAGCCCAAGGCCCAAGCCTGGTGGATTTCGGTGTATCGGGGGCAATGGCTAATCCGACGATGCAGCTTTTCTCGGGTTCTACTGTGATTGCGCAGAATAATGATTGGCAGAATACAGATCCGTTGTGCGCGGCCCCTGTGGTCTCTTGTGGGGGATCAGCAGAGATCATCACAACAGGGCTAGATCCCTGCACAGCGGCAACAACGGGATGTACGTTGGATTCAGCGATATACGTCACATTACCTCCCGGGGCTTATACCGCGATTGTAAGTGGAGTGGGGGGAACGGGGGTTGGATTGGTTGGGGTATTTGAGGTATCTACAGGCGCCTCAATTCTGACCAATATTTCAACACGAGGATTTGTTGGGACGGGAGCCAACGTTCAAATTGCGGGATTTATTATTGGAGGAACTGATCCC
It contains:
- a CDS encoding fibronectin type III domain-containing protein, which gives rise to MSYLLNNKRLLFFSVLIGSSFFLILGFPKLSLANHTAAGAFAEDPAIDGCNHCHNLTITGGNAGGSSRRAAFSPANGGGFDPHARRNSWSGTVSFMLSKGSPSSTAATAYLNTWYSLSTTCPSGTPEGQSCAFDPDPPTQPMNVISTPDVSGTRITLTWDPSTDNRAVTGYNIYRDLGGTPTGTSTTTTFLDSGLTPETTYTYEIEAFDAAGNLSPKSTPLNVTTAALPQDTDPPSQPDGVGGFTDTTGTKVFLFWNASTDNVGVTSYNIYRNGDPTPVGNNTTTTFLDSGIVPSTLYSYEIEAMDAADNFSPKSSPAFQIATSTGPIDVGLICDIPEGVTNFVVSPNFSNDGSIFVATGANRAYKCQFDGNNWNKTQIWPAGANPPPPFWTEVVEIGISPTYANDSTLFATTRYYFYKSTDGGTTWNGTSMACGITGWNTESVAVSPNFATDGVVWAGTWRDGSLQTDGAYLYKWYQQFFGLCWGIRIDLNGPDGSGFSSIAIDPNNANNVYAGVTGGGQEGVWGTTDGLNFGGAPVLSGLPVVDVTVASDGTVFAVGDSDLVYRSTDQGANWNSYTAADPGHSIQNIDASPSYSSDGNVLLCTSAAPGSGTHGLRKSEDGGQTWEGVAFHEGSCTDVHYHPNYPASPIAFASDTEGVYQILLATPVIDNDIDGWDSANDCNGNDPTIYPGAIEIPDDGIDQDCDGKDLSILPGGILTNISTRGFVGAGANVMIGGFIIEGGSPKTILIRAQGPSLVDFGVSGAMANPTMQLFSGSTVIAQNNDWQNTDPLCAAPVVSCGGSAEIITTGLDPCTAATTGCTLDSAIYVTLPPGAYTAIVSGVGGTGVGLVGVFEVSTGASILTNISTRGFVGTGANVQIAGFIIGGTDPKTLLVRAQGPSLVDFGVSGAMANPTMQLFSGSTVIAQNNDWQSTDPLCAAPTVSCGGSAEIIATGLDPCTAATTGCTLDSAIYVTLPPGAYTAIVSGVGGTGVGLVGVFDLD